From bacterium:
TGGGTCGCGCCGGGACGGCTGGGGCTCGCCGGCTTCCTCCTGGCGAATCGGGTAGCGGACGAGGCCGAGATCCTCTGGATGGGCGTCGCCCCGGAGGAGCGGCGGACCGGATTGGGCCGTGCCCTGATCGAGGCGGTTGCGAGCGGGGCTTCGCCCCCATCCGTCCTCGTTCTCGAGGTCCGCGCGGGGAACGAGGCCGGCAGATCGTTCTACACTTCGCTCGGCTTCCGGGAGGACGGCCTGCGGAAGAAATACTACCCGGGGGGAGAGGACGCGATCCAAATGTCCCGCCGGATGTAGGTTCGGCGTTTCCGGGTTGAGCCCGGTGCCGCCACGGCGGTGGGTTTCCGCTGTTGGGCGCGGTTGCCACCTGCGGGGCGGAGCCGTTGGCCGGCTCGGTCTTCGCGGGGCTGGTGAGGGGGGACGGGTTGGGTGTGAGGGAGTTCCTTCGATCCTACGGCGGGTTCTCGCCTGGCCAACCCGGGGCGCG
This genomic window contains:
- a CDS encoding GNAT family N-acetyltransferase encodes the protein MAERSKEAPRAVEFVVRPGRREDLPAVAALAGSVLPEAGGVSSLASFLDAPAGRLWVAPGRLGLAGFLLANRVADEAEILWMGVAPEERRTGLGRALIEAVASGASPPSVLVLEVRAGNEAGRSFYTSLGFREDGLRKKYYPGGEDAIQMSRRM